Proteins from a genomic interval of Paenibacillus sp. RC334:
- a CDS encoding alpha/beta hydrolase has protein sequence MSLQYIETSVHGLTLRGTAHIPETLKGSKYPTVIMFHGFGANRIEYFYSFVQISRLLEKQGIAAVRFDFGGHGESEGDFYDVTISGEVEEGKAIVNFVRQLEFVDPSRVSLMGMSLGSVVASIVAGDLSEDIHSLCMWSPAATVTDEINNNKTIQGQSISSMDQQGYFDFNSLRLGPGFIEDVASLDIYTRASSFKGNVTIIHGDQDFIAPIQYAYQYEQAYSQPIGIQIIEGADHSWGNVPHREQLFRNTLDFFEKNAK, from the coding sequence ATGTCATTACAATATATTGAAACTTCTGTTCATGGGTTGACGCTAAGAGGAACAGCTCATATTCCTGAGACCCTCAAGGGCAGTAAATATCCTACTGTCATTATGTTTCATGGATTTGGGGCTAACCGGATCGAATATTTTTACTCATTTGTTCAAATTTCACGCCTGCTTGAAAAGCAAGGGATTGCAGCTGTGCGGTTTGATTTTGGAGGGCATGGCGAAAGCGAGGGTGATTTTTACGACGTGACCATTTCCGGAGAGGTGGAAGAGGGAAAGGCCATCGTTAACTTTGTCCGGCAGCTGGAATTCGTAGACCCGTCCCGAGTCAGTCTAATGGGTATGAGCCTAGGGAGCGTGGTTGCCAGTATAGTAGCTGGTGATTTGTCTGAAGACATTCACTCTTTATGTATGTGGTCCCCTGCGGCAACCGTAACCGACGAAATCAATAACAACAAAACGATTCAGGGACAATCGATTTCGTCCATGGATCAACAGGGGTATTTTGATTTCAACAGTTTGCGTCTTGGACCGGGATTCATTGAGGATGTAGCCAGCTTGGATATTTACACCAGAGCCTCAAGTTTTAAAGGAAATGTCACCATTATACATGGAGATCAGGACTTTATAGCACCTATTCAATATGCCTATCAATATGAACAAGCCTATTCACAGCCCATTGGCATTCAGATCATTGAAGGTGCCGACCATTCATGGGGAAATGTACCTCATCGGGAACAGCTGTTCAGAAATACGTTAGATTTTTTTGAAAAGAACGCTAAATAA